The following proteins are encoded in a genomic region of Flammeovirga pectinis:
- a CDS encoding TonB-dependent receptor has product MKNILILILFTSFSIGTWAQSGTITGTVIDAESGEEIIGASVIIKGTTNGASTDVFGNFTFKAMEGSHTIVASFIGYQTASKTINITAGTKQTLSFSLLIDAQELEAVEIVAKANKESAQVLMVERKNADVMLQSIGAEEMSVKGISDVEGAMTQISGVTKVNGKGLFVRGLGDRYNNATMNGLPIPSTNPDLKMIPLSIFPSDIVKNISVSKTASPELYGDFAGANVDIKLKDYPDDPFFTIGVSGSYNTQATFQDFKTQPDGQFEGLGFTGNGREMPSNGVPPIIGGEQGGYETSWSPTVNKVPMAINFNAAGGKFWNIGNEGGFGFVASIAHNNKYEHLSGKYAAYNAQASPTVDYQRDQWIYSTNTSALANMTFKINNRHKININNIFVNESFNSVDENFGYHRDFDQENLFIRRNTYLQNTIWVAQLTGDHSFLDNDRLKLTWGVSRSQTGSQEPDRKQLLFDGKGPNVNLFTLNPIDNHRYWGDMNEVEYGAKGELSYGFGTFNTHNDTYRSTIKIGYQGKAKNRDFEWYQTGIYGSGANGIDSNNPNGQINKWLQDGTLEYRPYEVADTYFNAQMDIHAFYTGYDYEIIPSKLKMNIGVRTEIGRQYVKYRLRQDALDAPFRENTYETAEFLPSANFKYSLNDKSNFRLAASKTITRPGMREIIPFEYQSVAGGESIIGNPNLKNSENYNLDLKYEIFPNSGEIFSIGAFGKFLDNPIERVTKPAAGTLYTYENVGSAVVAGVEVEFQKNVGNIINNGNPMLDKLSVGFNGTLMYSRMRIGDNVSTVVTNRERELQGASPYILNANMGYNQEWFGGNINSIFTIAYTTFGDRLYASGSYGAGDIYEKSFGTLDFIIRNKIKDNLSLNISAKNLLNPSIERYQEFEGGVIKPISSYKRGAEFSIGLSYTF; this is encoded by the coding sequence ATGAAGAATATACTTATCCTAATTTTATTCACTTCATTCAGTATTGGAACATGGGCACAAAGTGGAACTATAACAGGAACCGTAATTGATGCCGAATCTGGAGAAGAAATTATTGGTGCTAGCGTGATTATTAAAGGCACAACAAATGGAGCATCAACAGATGTTTTTGGAAATTTCACATTCAAGGCTATGGAAGGTTCTCACACTATAGTAGCTTCTTTTATTGGATACCAAACAGCATCAAAAACTATAAATATTACAGCAGGTACAAAACAGACACTTTCATTTTCTTTATTAATCGATGCACAAGAGTTAGAAGCTGTTGAAATTGTAGCGAAAGCTAATAAAGAAAGTGCACAGGTATTAATGGTAGAAAGAAAAAATGCTGATGTGATGCTTCAATCTATAGGAGCAGAAGAAATGTCTGTAAAAGGTATTTCTGATGTTGAAGGTGCTATGACTCAGATATCAGGGGTTACAAAAGTTAATGGGAAAGGGTTATTTGTAAGAGGTCTTGGAGATCGATACAATAATGCAACAATGAATGGCTTACCAATTCCATCTACAAATCCAGATTTGAAAATGATACCACTTTCAATTTTCCCTTCTGATATTGTAAAAAACATTAGTGTATCTAAAACTGCATCTCCAGAATTATATGGAGATTTTGCTGGTGCAAATGTTGATATTAAATTAAAAGACTACCCAGATGATCCCTTTTTTACTATTGGGGTTTCTGGTAGTTACAATACACAAGCTACTTTTCAAGATTTTAAAACACAACCTGATGGGCAATTTGAAGGTTTAGGTTTTACTGGAAATGGAAGAGAAATGCCTAGCAACGGTGTACCTCCTATTATTGGTGGTGAACAAGGAGGTTATGAAACATCTTGGTCACCCACTGTAAACAAAGTACCAATGGCTATTAATTTTAATGCTGCTGGTGGTAAATTTTGGAATATTGGCAATGAAGGTGGATTTGGTTTTGTTGCATCTATTGCTCACAACAATAAATACGAACATCTAAGCGGTAAATATGCTGCTTACAATGCACAAGCTAGCCCTACTGTAGATTACCAAAGAGATCAGTGGATTTATTCTACAAATACCTCTGCATTAGCAAACATGACTTTTAAAATCAATAACCGTCATAAAATCAATATCAATAATATATTCGTTAACGAGTCTTTTAACTCCGTAGACGAAAACTTTGGGTATCACAGAGACTTTGATCAAGAAAATCTTTTTATAAGACGAAATACCTACTTGCAAAATACAATTTGGGTAGCTCAATTAACTGGGGATCATTCATTTTTAGATAATGATAGATTGAAGTTAACATGGGGTGTTTCACGTTCTCAAACCGGAAGCCAAGAACCCGATCGTAAACAATTACTGTTTGATGGCAAAGGACCAAATGTAAATTTATTTACACTTAACCCAATTGATAATCATCGTTACTGGGGTGATATGAACGAAGTTGAATATGGAGCAAAAGGAGAATTAAGTTACGGGTTCGGTACATTCAATACTCATAACGATACCTATAGAAGTACTATAAAAATTGGATATCAGGGAAAAGCAAAAAACAGAGATTTTGAATGGTACCAAACTGGAATTTATGGATCTGGTGCAAATGGGATTGATAGTAACAACCCGAATGGGCAAATTAATAAATGGCTTCAAGATGGCACTTTAGAGTATCGCCCTTACGAGGTTGCAGATACTTATTTCAATGCTCAAATGGATATTCATGCTTTTTATACAGGATATGACTATGAAATAATTCCAAGTAAATTAAAAATGAATATTGGAGTTCGTACTGAAATTGGTAGACAATATGTAAAATATAGATTAAGACAAGATGCTCTTGATGCTCCTTTTAGAGAAAACACTTATGAAACAGCTGAATTCTTACCCTCAGCAAATTTCAAGTATTCTTTAAATGATAAATCAAATTTCCGATTAGCTGCAAGTAAAACGATTACTCGCCCAGGTATGAGAGAAATTATTCCTTTTGAATACCAAAGCGTAGCAGGTGGAGAATCTATTATTGGTAATCCTAATTTAAAGAATTCTGAAAATTATAATCTTGATTTAAAATATGAAATTTTCCCAAATTCTGGTGAAATATTTTCTATTGGTGCATTCGGTAAGTTCTTAGACAACCCTATTGAAAGAGTCACAAAACCGGCTGCTGGTACTTTGTATACTTATGAAAATGTAGGTTCTGCCGTAGTTGCTGGTGTGGAAGTAGAGTTTCAAAAAAATGTAGGGAATATTATTAACAACGGTAACCCAATGTTAGATAAACTTTCCGTTGGTTTTAATGGTACTTTAATGTACTCAAGAATGAGAATTGGTGATAATGTGAGTACTGTAGTTACCAATCGAGAAAGAGAACTTCAAGGTGCATCACCATATATATTAAATGCCAATATGGGCTATAATCAAGAATGGTTTGGAGGTAATATAAATTCAATATTTACTATTGCTTATACAACATTTGGAGATCGATTATATGCTTCTGGATCGTATGGAGCTGGTGATATTTATGAAAAATCTTTCGGTACACTAGACTTTATCATCAGAAATAAAATTAAAGACAATCTAAGTTTAAATATATCAGCTAAAAACCTATTAAACCCTAGTATTGAAAGGTATCAAGAGTTTGAAGGTGGTGTTATTAAACCTATTTCTTCTTACAAAAGAGGAGCAGAATTCAGTATAGGATTATCTTATACATTTTAA
- a CDS encoding DUF5723 family protein, with translation MKTYTSVVIYICISTFLFILPSDVFAQMEGSVYSVTGRGGVGTTFVTDYQSIGINPANLGITKNYRDPKFTFGLMEANVSFSSEAISTSELLNSITDYKTTRFNTDQKNDAVKKFSDKTTTVDASVMLFGASMKLPKKWGGVAVNIRDNIHTRTTTNEFAAEIMFFGAASSYFPKLKMANGDIIDNPRHTGSGDLTEEQRNQVIGGQFENPDDAKSYSEVLSGTSAKSTWVREYNASWGAQLLETYDLQIYGGIGARYLQGLLILDFEVDQTGTWNSPIFSSSFVNPQDVLSATSLSNTSSNGPLDADNRSMGQKIINPEPAGHGWGLDAGVTFVIKRKLRIGASISNFGKMTWSGDVYSINDGDLASISGQGLDNYNFLINDQSAFQFAGTNSPLDWETKTVDETVDLPTVVRIGASYEFFRLVHVGVDVVLPQNDAAGNLENPFYAIGGDFKPFKLFSFSSGLNFGGNDENINIPLGITYFARKGGYEAGISTHDVLSYFSQNTDGSTISIAGGFLRFKI, from the coding sequence ATGAAAACCTATACTTCAGTAGTTATATATATATGTATTTCAACTTTTTTGTTTATACTACCTTCAGACGTTTTTGCCCAAATGGAAGGAAGTGTCTATTCTGTTACAGGTAGAGGTGGTGTAGGTACTACGTTCGTTACCGATTACCAAAGTATTGGTATCAACCCTGCGAACTTAGGTATTACAAAAAATTATAGAGATCCTAAATTTACTTTTGGTTTGATGGAGGCTAATGTTTCTTTCTCTTCAGAAGCAATTAGTACCAGTGAATTATTAAATTCAATTACAGATTATAAGACTACTAGATTTAATACTGATCAGAAAAATGATGCTGTAAAAAAATTTAGTGATAAAACTACAACAGTAGATGCTAGTGTAATGTTATTTGGTGCTAGTATGAAACTCCCTAAAAAATGGGGTGGTGTTGCCGTTAATATCAGAGATAATATTCACACACGTACTACTACAAATGAATTTGCTGCTGAAATAATGTTTTTTGGTGCTGCAAGTAGCTATTTTCCTAAATTAAAAATGGCTAACGGTGATATTATCGATAATCCTAGACATACAGGATCAGGTGATTTAACAGAAGAACAACGTAACCAAGTTATTGGAGGGCAGTTTGAAAACCCTGACGATGCAAAATCTTATAGCGAAGTACTTAGTGGTACAAGTGCTAAATCTACTTGGGTCAGAGAATATAACGCTTCTTGGGGTGCACAACTTTTAGAAACCTACGATCTTCAAATTTATGGAGGTATTGGTGCAAGATATTTACAAGGTCTATTAATTCTAGATTTCGAAGTAGATCAAACAGGTACATGGAATAGCCCTATATTTTCATCTTCATTTGTAAATCCACAAGATGTCCTTTCTGCTACAAGTTTAAGCAATACATCTTCAAACGGTCCATTAGATGCTGATAATAGATCAATGGGACAAAAAATTATTAATCCAGAACCAGCAGGACATGGTTGGGGGTTAGATGCGGGTGTTACATTCGTGATTAAAAGAAAACTTAGAATCGGGGCCTCTATATCAAACTTTGGTAAAATGACTTGGTCAGGAGATGTATACTCTATCAATGATGGAGATTTAGCATCTATAAGCGGACAAGGATTAGATAATTACAACTTCCTAATTAATGATCAAAGTGCTTTCCAATTTGCAGGTACAAATTCTCCATTAGATTGGGAAACAAAAACTGTAGACGAAACTGTAGATTTACCAACTGTTGTACGTATTGGTGCTAGTTATGAATTTTTCAGACTTGTACATGTTGGAGTTGATGTCGTTCTACCCCAGAATGATGCTGCTGGCAATTTAGAAAACCCTTTCTATGCAATTGGTGGAGATTTTAAGCCTTTTAAATTATTTTCTTTCTCTTCAGGATTAAACTTTGGAGGTAACGATGAGAACATTAATATCCCATTAGGAATTACATATTTTGCTAGAAAAGGTGGCTACGAAGCTGGTATTTCTACACATGATGTATTATCGTATTTCTCTCAAAATACAGATGGTAGTACAATTTCTATTGCGGGAGGATTCTTACGTTTCAAAATATAG
- a CDS encoding S41 family peptidase encodes MNKSKKLFLLALVSSLSILFFSFSSEKVSNHYFEIAKNMKIFAQLYQEVNTYYVDDVNPTEMMTTGIEAMLATLDPYTNYIPEDRIEDFRTMTTGEYGGLGVVVGNRDGDITVILPNEGYPAYDAGLQIGDIIEKVDGTDIHDKNTHEISKYLKGQAGSEVVLTIKRYGVDQPFDVNVKREKIQINNVPYYGMVKDDIGLIQLSDFTRNASTEVADAVSELKDRGAKKIILDLRGNPGGLLNEAVNIVNLFVPKGSDVVYTKGRIEDWNKTYKALNAPLDTEIPMAVLINGGSASAAEIVSGSIQDYDRGVLLGSRSFGKGLVQATRPLDYNSRLKVTVAKYYIPSGRCIQAIDYSHRDEDGEAIVVADSLREKFKTANGREVLDGGGVAPDIKVKPFNFAQISVSLILKGLIFDYATKFHHDNKTIVAARDFNLSDAQFEDFVNWLKDKDYGYQTKVEVTMEDLEESAKKDKYYDDIQAEINALKKKIYHNKESDVIKFKSEIRDVLEAEICKRYYLEAGEIESTFTADLDVIEAVNVLNDSERYNKILLGN; translated from the coding sequence ATGAATAAAAGTAAAAAACTTTTTTTATTAGCCTTAGTAAGTTCGCTATCAATATTGTTCTTTTCATTCTCTAGTGAGAAGGTAAGTAATCATTATTTTGAGATTGCTAAAAACATGAAAATATTTGCTCAATTATACCAAGAAGTAAATACTTATTATGTGGATGATGTAAATCCAACCGAAATGATGACGACTGGTATTGAAGCCATGTTAGCAACATTAGACCCATACACAAATTATATTCCTGAAGATCGTATCGAAGATTTTAGAACGATGACAACAGGAGAATATGGTGGGTTAGGTGTAGTTGTTGGTAACAGAGATGGAGATATTACAGTAATTCTACCTAACGAAGGATATCCTGCTTATGATGCAGGTCTACAGATTGGAGATATTATCGAAAAAGTTGATGGAACTGATATTCATGATAAAAATACACATGAGATTAGTAAATACCTGAAAGGACAAGCTGGAAGTGAAGTTGTCTTAACAATAAAAAGATATGGTGTAGATCAGCCTTTTGATGTTAATGTAAAGCGTGAAAAAATCCAAATTAATAATGTACCATATTACGGTATGGTTAAAGACGATATTGGATTAATTCAGTTGTCTGATTTTACACGAAATGCAAGTACAGAAGTTGCAGATGCTGTTTCTGAATTAAAAGATAGAGGAGCCAAAAAAATCATTCTTGATTTACGTGGTAACCCAGGTGGATTATTAAATGAAGCAGTAAATATTGTCAACTTATTTGTACCTAAAGGTTCTGATGTAGTATATACAAAAGGGCGTATTGAGGATTGGAACAAAACATACAAAGCATTAAATGCACCATTAGATACTGAAATTCCGATGGCAGTATTAATTAATGGAGGTAGTGCTTCTGCAGCAGAAATTGTTTCTGGATCAATTCAAGATTATGATAGAGGGGTATTATTAGGCTCTCGTTCTTTTGGTAAAGGTTTAGTACAAGCTACAAGACCTTTAGATTACAATTCAAGATTAAAAGTGACAGTTGCTAAATACTACATTCCAAGTGGACGTTGTATTCAAGCAATTGATTATAGCCATAGAGATGAAGATGGAGAAGCTATTGTTGTTGCGGATTCTTTGAGAGAAAAATTTAAAACAGCAAATGGAAGAGAAGTTTTAGATGGAGGTGGAGTTGCTCCAGATATTAAAGTAAAACCATTTAATTTTGCTCAAATCTCGGTTAGTTTAATACTTAAAGGTTTAATCTTTGACTATGCTACTAAATTCCACCATGACAATAAGACTATTGTAGCAGCAAGAGATTTTAATTTATCAGATGCTCAATTTGAAGATTTTGTTAATTGGCTTAAGGATAAAGATTATGGTTATCAGACTAAGGTTGAAGTAACCATGGAAGATCTTGAAGAAAGTGCTAAGAAAGATAAATATTATGATGACATTCAAGCAGAAATCAATGCATTAAAGAAGAAGATTTATCATAATAAAGAATCTGATGTAATTAAGTTTAAATCAGAAATTAGAGATGTGTTAGAAGCAGAAATTTGTAAAAGGTATTATCTAGAAGCTGGAGAGATTGAATCTACATTTACAGCAGACTTAGATGTTATTGAAGCAGTTAATGTTTTAAACGACTCAGAAAGATATAATAAAATTTTATTAGGGAATTAA
- a CDS encoding mechanosensitive ion channel family protein, which yields MEELTNNNFIDTLIRIFTYQFHIGQKVFTPLSILGLFLMFISVFVFAKKMRNFLVNTVLPKYGLDESVSYNIGTIFRYSFIVIGSTIVFQSSGLNLSSLQVLIGALGVGIGFGLQTIADNFISGIIILFDQPIKVGDMIEVDEVSGKVVEISARSSTILTNDNITIIVPNSQFISNKVINWSHNEKLVRLKIPIGVSYNEDPKEVRRITLDVVSQIDGILSNPDPDLIFTEWGDNSINFTLNIWTVKYYSRPGTLKSMILYELFERFNKEGISIPFPQRDLNMGTGWDVLKP from the coding sequence ATGGAAGAATTAACTAATAATAATTTTATTGATACGCTAATACGTATTTTCACTTATCAATTTCATATTGGACAAAAGGTATTTACCCCACTTTCTATTCTCGGATTGTTCTTAATGTTTATCTCTGTTTTTGTCTTCGCAAAAAAAATGAGAAACTTCTTAGTAAATACTGTTTTACCAAAGTATGGCTTAGATGAATCTGTGAGTTATAATATTGGAACTATATTTAGATATTCATTTATAGTTATTGGTAGTACCATTGTCTTTCAGTCATCAGGTTTAAACTTAAGTTCTCTTCAAGTTCTAATAGGAGCTTTAGGTGTAGGTATTGGCTTTGGTTTACAAACAATTGCAGACAATTTTATTTCAGGTATAATTATCTTATTTGATCAGCCTATAAAAGTAGGAGATATGATTGAAGTAGATGAAGTAAGTGGAAAAGTAGTTGAAATTTCAGCAAGATCATCAACCATACTTACTAATGATAATATCACTATTATTGTTCCTAACTCTCAATTTATTTCTAACAAAGTAATCAACTGGAGCCATAATGAAAAGTTAGTCAGACTTAAAATTCCAATTGGTGTATCTTATAATGAAGATCCTAAGGAGGTAAGAAGAATTACTCTAGATGTTGTCAGTCAAATAGATGGTATTTTAAGTAACCCTGATCCTGATTTAATTTTTACAGAATGGGGCGACAACTCTATTAACTTCACATTAAATATTTGGACTGTAAAATATTATTCACGCCCAGGTACTTTAAAAAGTATGATTTTATACGAATTATTTGAGCGTTTTAATAAAGAAGGTATATCCATCCCATTCCCACAAAGAGACCTTAACATGGGAACAGGGTGGGATGTATTAAAACCTTAA
- a CDS encoding spondin domain-containing protein produces MKTSTLTFLLAAFLINLISCSTNDDEPTVTTPSDSVTYLVTYNGQWTGSSHPIEYPDNSHFSGVIGMSHNKDTSLFENGSFASEGIKVMAETGGKDPLTDEINAIIDNNLANHLISEGGLSTGSSSIQFTITLVKDYPLVSLVSMIAPSPDWYVAIEGVNLLKSNDEWIEKLEVTPIHYDAGTDSGVTFKSPNSPTIPAKVISVITEAPLGNGTEVTPPLTTFTFEKQ; encoded by the coding sequence ATGAAAACATCTACTTTAACATTTCTACTAGCTGCTTTCCTGATAAACCTAATATCTTGTTCTACTAACGACGATGAGCCTACAGTTACTACTCCATCAGATAGTGTAACATACCTTGTTACATATAATGGACAATGGACCGGTTCAAGTCATCCAATTGAATATCCTGATAACAGCCACTTTTCAGGTGTTATAGGCATGAGCCATAATAAGGATACATCACTTTTCGAAAATGGAAGTTTTGCATCGGAAGGTATCAAAGTAATGGCAGAAACAGGAGGTAAAGATCCTCTAACCGATGAGATTAATGCTATTATTGATAATAATCTAGCCAATCATCTAATTAGTGAAGGTGGACTTTCTACAGGAAGTTCTTCCATTCAATTTACCATCACTTTAGTAAAAGATTATCCTTTAGTTAGCCTTGTTTCTATGATTGCTCCAAGCCCAGATTGGTATGTGGCTATAGAAGGAGTAAACCTACTAAAAAGTAATGATGAATGGATCGAAAAACTTGAGGTTACTCCTATTCATTATGATGCAGGAACGGACAGTGGGGTAACTTTTAAGTCTCCTAATTCACCAACAATCCCTGCCAAAGTGATTTCAGTAATCACAGAAGCACCTTTAGGGAATGGAACTGAAGTCACTCCACCACTCACTACATTTACTTTTGAAAAACAATAA
- a CDS encoding segregation and condensation protein A, whose product MSFEINLPVFEGPFDLLLFFIQRDELDIHDIPIYKITNDFMEYMSDMERLNIELASDFIVVASTLMRIKAKMLLPRIEKDEEGNDIDPRDELVKHLLEYMKYKSVLNTLEEWEADMLDREKRGNLPIEVASIEEDIGVETELQNIDLFKLLKFYQSAMKKVDDKNNIPRHQVIPYPYSQEDRQDHIIETLKSKEEFSFMELIMTDFNNVSIVFNFLAVLELLSQNRITIVVHEGFNNFDIKRILK is encoded by the coding sequence ATGAGCTTCGAAATCAACTTACCTGTTTTTGAAGGGCCTTTTGACCTTCTTCTATTTTTTATCCAAAGAGATGAATTAGACATACATGATATTCCTATCTATAAAATTACAAATGATTTTATGGAATATATGTCTGATATGGAAAGATTGAACATTGAGCTTGCAAGTGATTTTATAGTTGTAGCTTCTACATTGATGAGAATTAAGGCTAAAATGCTTTTACCTCGTATTGAAAAAGATGAAGAAGGTAATGATATTGACCCTCGTGATGAACTTGTTAAACATCTATTAGAATATATGAAGTATAAATCTGTTCTAAACACTTTAGAAGAGTGGGAAGCAGATATGTTAGACCGAGAAAAAAGAGGAAACCTACCAATAGAAGTTGCTTCAATAGAAGAAGATATTGGTGTAGAAACTGAACTTCAAAATATTGATTTATTTAAGCTCTTAAAATTTTATCAATCTGCTATGAAAAAAGTAGATGATAAAAATAATATTCCAAGACATCAAGTAATTCCTTATCCCTATTCTCAAGAAGATAGACAAGATCATATTATTGAAACCTTAAAATCTAAAGAAGAATTTAGTTTTATGGAATTAATTATGACTGATTTTAATAATGTTTCTATCGTATTTAACTTTCTTGCAGTACTAGAACTTTTATCCCAAAATAGGATTACAATAGTGGTTCATGAAGGTTTTAATAACTTTGATATTAAAAGAATTTTAAAATAA
- the cobC gene encoding alpha-ribazole phosphatase family protein, whose amino-acid sequence MSMTIYLVRHTTPDVDASKILYGQTDLDIVDSFQDELNAIKDKTNNTLFNTIYYSPLLRCEKLALSLTGDLKLPDPRLKEIFYGDWEMNQFSELRSNIKEWVKVFDHKPAPNGESLMDVQTRVRSFWQDRIEYKEGDQIAIVTHGVVMRIILSHFLEMPLKNIFRFQFDFGKVIKLTMTEEGLVKIHI is encoded by the coding sequence ATGAGTATGACAATCTACCTTGTTCGACATACCACTCCAGATGTTGATGCAAGTAAAATTCTATATGGACAAACTGACTTAGATATTGTAGATAGTTTCCAAGACGAACTAAATGCTATAAAGGATAAAACAAATAATACTTTATTCAATACAATTTACTATAGTCCACTTTTACGTTGCGAAAAATTAGCACTATCATTAACAGGTGATCTAAAATTACCAGACCCCAGATTAAAAGAAATATTTTACGGTGATTGGGAAATGAATCAATTTTCTGAATTAAGAAGTAATATTAAAGAGTGGGTTAAAGTTTTTGATCATAAGCCAGCTCCAAATGGAGAATCGCTAATGGATGTACAAACTAGAGTTAGATCTTTTTGGCAAGATAGGATTGAATATAAAGAGGGAGATCAAATAGCAATAGTAACTCATGGTGTTGTAATGAGAATTATACTTTCTCATTTTTTAGAAATGCCTTTGAAAAATATATTTCGTTTCCAATTTGATTTTGGGAAAGTAATTAAGTTAACAATGACCGAAGAAGGTCTGGTGAAAATTCATATTTAA